agtacatatttaaaacaaaatagttcctatgcAAAAGTGCAAACCTTAAACCATGTTAAGACTTTCaacaactagaggctccaaggagcctgtgtcgctcacctgatgtttttgtttacaattgatgcataaAATAATGTAACCATTTatatacttttgctttagtttcagagttataagccaaaaactgcattttacccataaaATCTATATTTAGCAATGTTGGCCATGTTGTTCGCAGGCGGGGCCattgacacatttttaaactaaataccctaatgttgactgtggccaagtttgggcaaatttgtctcagtagtttcagagaagatttttgtaaaagataagaaaaatttacgaaaaaattgttaaaaattgactttaaagggcaataactccttaaggggtcaactgacaattttaattctgttgacttatttgtagatcttactttgcttaaacattattgctgttaacattttatctttatctataatattaaagataataaccaaaaactgcaaaatattcttaaaataactaattcaggggcagcaacccaacaacagattgtctgatttgtctgaaaatctcaacctgatgaacattttaaccttttgtcagattttctctaaatgctatAGTTTCagagctctaaatgctttggtttcagagatataagccaaaaactgcattatacccctatgttctatttttagccatgtcagccaagTTGGTTGGGAAGTgaggtcatcggacacaatttttaaactatatattgtACTTACtataagtaattgtccattaaccaggaaacacttgtttttcccccttttttgaccctaaattcctaaacggtttgagccataacccccaaaagccaatcctaaccatccctttgtggtatggaaacttgtggtataatttcagggAGATCCATACAAcattccacaagttattgtctggaaactagaaaatacttattttggcccctaattcctaaactattgggaccatattcataacccccaaaatccatcccaaccttccttttgtgtttataaaccttgtgtttaaataatctagatttctatttacttgtactaaagttattgtccggaaaccaaatgtcttcggacaacgacaatgacgtgataccaatatacgaccgcaaattttttttgcggtcatataaaaattaGTATGTCTGAAGCTGTCTAACTAAATAATAACTTAACATAGAATTgtacatattttgagttagagcaggtagacttttctataattttgatattgtttgtcccaaaagtagtataATAAACTGTAAAAATCTGTTTGAGATAAACcaggtgcaatttttttttagtttgagtttatagtctaaaagaaatgcactatgaaATATCTCAGGCCTGGTGCTACTTTTACCTTGTTATAGCCTATCAATTATTACAACTTTTGAAATAACATTGTTAAAGTCTTTAAATGAATCACAGTATGTCTATTCAACCGTGGGAAAAGAAAAGACTTCagctttatattatatttatgtaaGCAAATCTATATTGGTAAGACGAGGGATTTCTGACAAGTACATAGAAAGGAGAAGTATGCTGTGATAAATACTGAAGTCCTTTtgttgtacaaaaaccctgtccACGCCCATTTCCTGATCCTAAAGAAAATTCTCCATGGTTAACAAACCCAATTATTTCTCTACTACATGACTTCCTCATGCATGATGTTGAGTCGACAGATTTTAATTCTGCTAAAGATTGTgtcatatttttctgtttttgagttttgtttttgtctttgtgAACTGGTTCCTTAGGACCTGAATAGGTCTTATCTTTTTGTAACAGTTCAATATCTTTATCAACTGGGATACAGATCATAGCGTGTTCATCTGGTACCCCTCTTAGCAACATTGTCAACTCCACATGTACAAGAGAAGATTTGTGTTCCTCAAACACTGATTCTTTGGTGATTTCAAGTTTATGATGTATTGTCTTCTGCCATTGTTTATTTGGGTATTGCTGATTGATTGATTTAGTATTTGCATTGAACATTTGGCTTAAAACTTTAAGACATTTTCTGTCTCTAAGAACATATATATTCTCTATAGACCCATCATTCCAACTTCTTGTGAGTTCTTTCCATGGATATAAGAAAGGAGCTGCTATACCAAGTTTAACATAGTTGCATCGCTTTGCTGGGGGTCTTTTATCAAACTTATTTTTCAGCTTTTCTGCTGATTTCTGTTCATGTATTGATCCAGCTGATGTATCGGGATAATCATTAGGATAATAAGTTGTACTCTGCTCAAATGCTAGACTTTCCAAATCTCTGGACCCAGCAGCTCTAGCTCCATGATATATAAATGTTAACCAGAAAGCCATGCTCCAATTCTGTGGGAGTATCACATCCCATCCTGACCCGTAGTTACCACTGGTTCCTGGTATCTGTACAAGGATTACTGGTACCCTTGACTCTTCTATCCCTAAATCTGCCAATGaacctaaaacaaacaaaatattaacaacttaGCATCTTATATATTAGCATAATGAtgagtattttttattaaatatctttTTCACACCATAAGCAGTATAGTTTAAACTGTTTATTGaataaatagggaatgtgtccatggtacacagatgatgcccctgcttgtgtcATATACTgttataaaggaacataactgaagTACTGTAATggtgacgctacccaaatttgtacttaatctgagttttgtggtaataagcattgtgtataagtttcataacatttggctGAGGCTAACTTAagttagattgattgattgttagtgttTTAATACCACTTATAAGAGCCACAGTTAGGCTattttcgtggcggccagttttaattggtggaggaagtcggagtgccaggagaaaaccactgaccttcaataggaaaactgacattcctaatcaattaagattggagtcgagtgcacctgcaggAGCGGGGTTGGAACTCACAACCTcaatgttgactggctagtgttTACAGTAGAACAACTTcgaccacttggccaccgaggcccctaaCTTGAGTTAGAGAAGGGAAATGAAAAATtctgcaatttttccatttgtaaaggggcatatctctagaacggttaaagtgacaccaccaaaattcaaacttgatctgtgttttgtggtaatgagcattgtgtataagtttcataacatttggttcaggcaaactaaaggtagataacggaaacgaaaaattcagcaatttttcaatttgtaaaggagcataactctagaacggttaaatTGATGCCACCtacgtacagacagacaagggtaaaacctAATGCCCCCTCCTCTATggcgggggcataaaaaagaaGGTTTCAAAATCTCTTAAGAACAGTCAGTAAGCACTTTCTAAAGCAGTTGGTATATCATATGTGATGGATGAGTCTAACCACCTGTATCTTCATCCATTCAACTGTTAACCACTTTGAGATAACATGGCTTTGTCATTTCTGCCCACTATagtacacaaaaagcaaaggaacagcactTTTATTGCTGTGTTTCATCTCagtcacagtgaggccttcaacatggagcaaaaAAACTCACATCACTGCAAGTTTAAGAAGGCCCCTAGCACTGCCTTGAGTGGAATTCTtagcaaaaatattttgaatagatttggttaaataaaaaaataaaaatataacaaaaataaggaactccaaggaaaattcaaaacaaaagtcCCTAATCACCACCTAATCAGGTCTGGTCAAAAATGAACTTACTGGAAAATAGtacatgtttaaaacaaaatatttcctaTGCATAAGCGTAAATCTTAAACTATGTAGCATATATTTTAGTAAATAAGGTATCATGTGAAAGGGTTACTTCAATAGGTCATTTAAAGGTcattaccaaaatttaagcagattttatattttgtttcttttgattccaatattgcaaatgctaaatataaggtaaaagtcagagtaagccatttaaacaacaaaataatctAACAAAGGAGTTTCGTAACCTCTTaaaatttttctaatattttattcCTAAATTAATGCTCTTCTGACTTataggatcatttctaaattctAGATTTTATTTAACTTCACCCAGCTACATCAGTAACAGTTTGAAAGGTATCAAGTCCGttttattcaaattcaagttgaattattagattatttttatatgtatataccaaaaaaaatatatttttctgaataacatttattatatgaatgttttttttttttttatcactttgatGATGAATTAATAAATGTtaattatgtacaaatgtatgattACTTCTAATTGGTATTTATACACAGCTAAATTTGgtatattgttgtgtgtttgaaaatcatgattgttgtttttaacTTGCTTTTATGTAAATACTGCATGTATTTACTTGGTATGAGTAAatcattgaagattttaaaaagaataacacaaaagataattgatTTTAACAGCTCTTtgatctcactttattttgaaacaatgaattttttttttatcacaacactaaccaaaacataatttaagattTAATCagcacaaacaaaaaaaaacgacgtgagaattttactttattttgaaacaatgaaaacatAAATTTATAGCAATACACAATACACTCACCAACAGATGATTAAGacttattcaacacaaaaaacattttattcacTAAATAACTATTCAAAACAAACCTGGGATCATGATGTCTGATTTTAACTCATTGAGTTTTTGGTCGGACATTTTGGTTGCTTTCACTTCCTGTCTGATGTCTGAGTTCCACAACGCTGACAAAGACACATCAGGAACCAGTTTATCATAACATAGTGTATTATCTGTGTCAACATCTGAAACAGAATAATAGATTGAATAAATTATGTTACCAAACTTTTTGTGGAATCTTAAAACTAAAGTGTAATCATGTATTAAGTATTATTcctttaaaatgtatgtgggagggtaggaaaggactttcaaaatatccctacaaccaagaaccacttttagataattttgcataATGGTAATAGATGCTTACTGAAAAAAGACCCATGAcccacattcaataattaaacttcccTTCCTACCCGCCtgcatacattttaatggaataggcCTAAATTTCCACtttcttttgtttcttcttttcaatataaaacaCTTTGTGtgactttttatcttttttttcactGAATAATTGACCcacgtaaacatggtaaaaagaaatattttgtcttttattgcagaaaaaaataagtaatttgataacaaaatattttcctagaaaaaaaaagagCATGCTGCTTTGGCAGTTAAAAAATTTCTGAAATTCAGAAAAACACTTCAGAAAAAAATCGCTTTATATTCAGCCTAGCACAAGAAAGGAGCCTGTATATTAATTGTTTTCATCAGTTTttgtcaatcatatttgttttaaaaaaaattatgggttattgttttattataaatgaaaGTTTGAATTCTGAGTAGTCAAAAAGTGTAAGTAGAGGTAGTACAGAATTTAAAAGTATAAACTCTAACAAGTTCGgagcatataaatgttgaaaatatgcggCACTGAATAAATTAGAAGTGCATatcaactttccattctaggatgaTTTCTTAAGAAACAAGGCATAGTTTTAGCTgcattgcattgtctatatttccagaaatgcaacctatatgtCAGTGGATTTCTATTGCTTTTTGTcggtcatatttttttataatttttctttaattttaacttattgttttattatgaatgaggttattgtttttttcttttgaattggtctacattttgtcatgtcagagccttttatagctgactatacggtatgggttttaatcatttttgaaggctgtatgtaGACTTCCACTTCATTTAGACTCTGTTGGATAGTGTGAATGTGTCTTACAGGTCTGCATGCTTTGAAGTACAAAAGTTCTAAATTTTCCTATTAGAATTGTAATAAGTCTATAATGCCATGCTCTATGCCcattatatttgtcaacattttacacactgctgaTGCTCAGTTAAAAGATACTGACTAATAGAAAGCCTAACCATGTTATAATgatcatttctgtgtcatttggtctcttgcgtagtgttgtctcattatcaatcataccacatcttcttttttttatatatatataatgagcatagagcatggcatgagataattatttttaaatttgcacatCATACCTTTGATTTTTGTTACTTTAGTTTTTCTATCTGGTCTAGATATTCTAGGGTCTCCTACAGTCACCCCAATCACAGAATAAGGAGTATATTCTCCTGGTGAAGGTGTTTTATCCAAACTTTCAATAAATTCTCCTTGTTGGGTGTAAGCCAGACTTTGTGATGGAATCTGATAGTATTTCTGCCACCATTGCTCACTTGCATCTTTCTTTAGAATATTTGCAGGTTTAAGAACCTGGTACAAAATCTGATTTGATGATGGACCAATCAGGCGATGACGATTTAAAGTGTCCTTCAATGAGATAACAGTTATCTCCCCTGATGAAAATGTCTGCTGGTGTAATTCAGAAATGTCTGAATCTCTATTTTCAGGTTTAAAACAGATTTTTAACTCTTCCCACAATTCATTGTAACATGACGGATGACACCAAATCCACAACTGTCTTCTAATTAGATTAGATTCATCTTGATTGGTCTCTGGTTTCCATAGATATGACACACAGCCAATAGCATGATAAGGATATTTGTCATATTTGTATACACATGTATGGCCTTCTCTTGTTCCATTCATATTAGATCGAGCTCCAAAAGTGAGACCTTAAAAAGAAAATTGTTATTAAAAAGACAaagatttttaaatatacaatgcaAATTTGCAAATTGCGtgaaaaaaatttgataaaattgcaAGATTCTgttaactatatatattttgtaggtTACTTATTTTCAGGTATTTTAGTATTGTAGTggatgtgtttccctcagatttagtttgtaacccggatttgttttctctcaatcaattcatgacttttgaacaacggtatactactgttgcctttaattacaCTTTAGTACACTTTAGGTGAACCTTTAACGTTTGTTCCACAAACTTAATAATTTCCACAGGCATAAATCTAGTGACCTATTGTCTACAAAATAAATCTAGTGACCTAGTGTCTACAAAATAAATCTAGTGACCTTGTGTCTACAAAATAAATCTAGTGACCTAGTGTCTACAAAATAAATCTAGTGACCTTGTGTctacaaaataaattaatctaGTGACCTTGTGTCTACAAAATAAATCTAGTGACCTTGTGTCTACAAAATAAATCTAGTGAACTAGTGTCTACAAAATAAATCTAGTGACCTTGTGTCTACAAAATAAATCTAGTGACCTTGTGTCTACAAAATAAATCTAGTGACCTTGTGTCTACAAAATAAATCTAGTGACCTTGTGTCTACAAAATAAATCTAGTGACCTAGTGTCTACAAAAAAACAGcatttcctcaatccatgaaaaatataaaatatacttgtatttttttttacactagaGTTACTCCCCTTGGAACACACATACCTTGATACCTGTGTAGTATCAGTTTTAGTTAAGATTGTTTAAATGTTATTCTTTGTTGTATCTATGCTATTAATGATTATGTTCATAATTGagctttctttaataaaatatttcgtatTTCGTATAAAATATAAGGATCATTGACATCTATTTTGGtgaaaattgg
This sequence is a window from Mytilus edulis chromosome 1, xbMytEdul2.2, whole genome shotgun sequence. Protein-coding genes within it:
- the LOC139518742 gene encoding ribonucleases P/MRP protein subunit POP1-like, which gives rise to MNGTREGHTCVYKYDKYPYHAIGCVSYLWKPETNQDESNLIRRQLWIWCHPSCYNELWEELKICFKPENRDSDISELHQQTFSSGEITVISLKDTLNRHRLIGPSSNQILYQVLKPANILKKDASEQWWQKYYQIPSQSLAYTQQGEFIESLDKTPSPGEYTPYSVIGVTVGDPRISRPDRKTKVTKIKDVDTDNTLCYDKLVPDVSLSALWNSDIRQEVKATKMSDQKLNELKSDIMIPGSLADLGIEESRVPVILVQIPGTSGNYGSGWDVILPQNWSMAFWLTFIYHGARAAGSRDLESLAFEQSTTYYPNDYPDTSAGSIHEQKSAEKLKNKFDKRPPAKRCNYVKLGIAAPFLYPWKELTRSWNDGSIENIYVLRDRKCLKVLSQMFNANTKSINQQYPNKQWQKTIHHKLEITKESVFEEHKSSLVHVELTMLLRGVPDEHAMICIPVDKDIELLQKDKTYSGPKEPVHKDKNKTQKQKNMTQSLAELKSVDSTSCMRKSCSREIIGFVNHGEFSLGSGNGRGQGFCTTKGLQYLSQHTSPFYVLVRNPSSYQYRFAYINII